From the Manihot esculenta cultivar AM560-2 chromosome 3, M.esculenta_v8, whole genome shotgun sequence genome, one window contains:
- the LOC122723285 gene encoding glutathione S-transferase T3-like: MTSRSAGYSTNEDVLLCGVYLDISQDPIIGKQQSSQRFWSRVAEAYEIAKNECWESRNPRSLQCRLQVIEKAIRKLNGCYRQVENLHPSGASEQDLLNQAKTLLMQDPSYKKGFKFDHVWSMMKDAEKFKDCSSKKK; encoded by the exons ATGACTTCAAGATCTGCAGGATATTCTACCAATGAAGATGTGCTATTATGCGGAGTTTATCTAGATATTTCACAAGATCCCATTATAGGTAAACAACAATCTAGTCAACGTTTTTGGAGTCGGGTGGCAGAAGCATATGAAATTGCAAAGAATGAGTGTTGGGAGTCCCGCAACCCACGATCTTTGCAATGTCGATTGCAAGTTATTGAGAAGGCTATAAGAAAATTGAATGGTTGTTATCGACAAGTTGAAAACTTACATCCTAGTGGTGCTTCAGAGCAAGATCTA CTCAATCAAGCGAAAACTTTACTAATGCAAGATCCAAGCTACAAAAAAGGATTCAAATTTGACCATGTTTGGAGCATGATGAAGGATGCTGAGAAGTTTAAAGATTGTAGctctaaaaaaaaatag
- the LOC122723286 gene encoding uncharacterized protein LOC122723286, with the protein MDFYVGDTSHNDAENSSSSSSDIDDYISDDNEFVVETQAVHQQFLRNKMVLQQIQDQHRVSRGGSVLGHVVINRDREAADRNLFLDYFSDNPRFNDVMFRRRYRMSRNLFLRIVDAIKAHDTYFEQQRDAVGKIGLSTLQKITAVFRMLAYGLPADATDEYVKIGESTAIESLKRFCRAIVEVFGEQYLRSPTAEDVARLLYIGEQRGFPGMLGSLDCMHWKWKNCPTAWAGQYTSRSGSPTIILEAVADYDLWIWHAYFGMPGSNNDINVLESSHLFSDLAKGIAPPAHYIIQGNVYNTGYYLADGIYPKWSTIVQTIREPQTRKKKYFAMKQESCRKDVERAFGVLQSRFAIVAGPSRF; encoded by the coding sequence ATGGATTTCTATGTTGGAGATACATCACATAATGATGCTGAAAATTCATCATCGTCTTCTTCAGATATTGATGATTATATTTCAGATGATAATGAGTTTGTAGTGGAAACACAAGCAGTTCATCAACAATTTCTTAGAAATAAGATGGTTTTGCAGCAAATACAAGATCAACATCGAGTTTCTAGAGGTGGCTCTGTTCTAGGTCATGTAGTAATCAATCGAGATCGTGAAGCGGCTGATCGTAATTTATTTCTGGATTATTTTTCAGATAATCCACGTTTCAATGATGTAATGTTTCGTCGACGATATAGAATGTCTCGAAATTTATTTCTTCGTATTGTCGATGCAATAAAAGCGCATGATACATACTTTGAACAACAAAGAGATGCAGTAGGTAAAATTGGATTATCTACTCTTCAAAAAATCACAGCTGTGTTTCGAATGTTAGCGTATGGTTTGCCGGCGGATGCTACAGACGAATATGTGAAAATTGGGGAGTCCACTGCAATTGAAAGTCTAAAGAGATTTTGTCGAGCCATtgttgaggtttttggtgaGCAGTATCTGAGATCACCAACTGCCGAGGATGTTGCAAGGCTTCTTTATATTGGTGAGCAACGTGGCTTTCCTGGAATGTTAGGTAGTCTCGATTGCATGCATTGGAAATGGAAAAATTGCCCTACTGCATGGGCTGGCCAATATACAAGTCGTAGTGGATCGCCAACAATTATTTTAGAAGCTGTAGCTGATTATGACCTTTGGATATGGCATGCATATTTTGGAATGCCTGGCTCTAATAACGATATTAATGTTTTGGAGTCATCGCATTTATTTTCCGACCTTGCTAAAGGTATTGCTCCTCCCGCTCATTATATTATTCAAGGAAACGTATATAATACGGGTTATTATTTAGCTGATGGTATATATCCGAAATGGTCAACTATTGTGCAAACTATTCGTGAACCACAAACAAGGAAGAAGAAGTATTTTGCAATGAAACAAGAATCATGTCGAAAAGATGTTGAACGTGCTTTCGGAGTGTTACAGTCACGTTTTGCAATCGTTGCAGGGCCATCacgtttttga
- the LOC110608166 gene encoding uncharacterized protein LOC110608166, producing MEKEKKSQTATETDFVLQWGTKKRLRCVKVKKDQNLANKSKPIDSLPKKKFTSRVVTAEKESPRVIKNSDLPMNNRKSSVLSPEKEDRYYTTRGSLGLDDNGKVLIDNTKEDKGLVWPKLFITLSSKEKEEDFMAMKGCKPPQRPKKRAKLIQKTLLLVSPGAWLTDLCQERYEVREKKASKKRPRGLKAMGSMESDSE from the exons atggaaaaggaaaagaagagtCAAACAGCAACAGAGACGGATTTTGTGTTGCAATGGGGAACCAAAAAGAGGCTTAGATGTGTGAAAGTGAAAAAAGACCAAAACTTGGCCAACAAATCTAAACCAATTGATTCTTTGCCAAAGAAGAAGTTTACATCTCGTGTTGTCACTGCCGAGAAAGAATCTCCTCGTGTCATCAA GAATTCTGATTTGCCAATGAACAATAGGAAGTCCTCAGTGTTATCGCCGGAGAAAGAAGATCGATACTACACAACGAGGGGATCATTGGGATTGGATGACAATGGGAAGGTTTTGATTGATAATACGAAGGAAGATAAGGGTCTGGTATGGCCTAAACTATTTATTACATTGTCTAGCAAAGAGAAGGAAGAGGATTTCATGGCTATGAAAGGATGCAAGCCTCCTCAAAGGCCTAAGAAAAGAGCCAAACTGATACAAAAAACTCTACTT TTGGTGAGTCCGGGTGCATGGTTAACAGATTTGTGTCAAGAGAGGTATGAAGTTAGGGAGAAGAAGGCTTCCAAAAAG AGGCCCAGAGGATTGAAGGCAATGGGAAGCATGGAAAGTGACTCAGAATGA